From Desulfatitalea tepidiphila, one genomic window encodes:
- a CDS encoding 4Fe-4S dicluster domain-containing protein: protein MKVIKIEKSQWSPGLEKLKGAFRLIGPVKEKTWHNFQELAAGQMPDLAFQNTRLSPKSLVFPQSEIMLDYSLDKKDPDCNITKMAEKDYSPRAVIGIRPCDAKALVLVKMNFDTDEYQDPYWLNLYDATTFVGLACDTPCSTCFCTSTGCGPYHEEGLDVLLAEREDHFVAKVLTDKGARLMESAGWSTVLPDAAAMDQAKSAAEEKIVSKIETGNLAAADTMALHGADFWEDISFACINCGTCTFSCPTCWCFDIQDETYGKKGVRMRNWDSCMFPIFSVHTTGHNPRDTKLARLRQRFMHKLKYFVDKYDKGIMCVGCGRCVRQCPVNIDIRTISKLMNNLASEAKCAVQGS, encoded by the coding sequence ATGAAGGTCATTAAAATCGAAAAAAGCCAATGGTCACCGGGCCTGGAAAAATTGAAGGGGGCGTTCAGACTGATCGGGCCGGTCAAGGAAAAGACGTGGCATAACTTCCAGGAATTGGCCGCCGGACAGATGCCCGACCTGGCCTTTCAGAACACGCGGCTCTCGCCAAAAAGCCTGGTTTTTCCCCAATCCGAGATCATGCTCGACTACTCCCTCGACAAAAAGGACCCGGATTGCAACATCACCAAGATGGCCGAGAAAGATTATTCTCCCAGGGCGGTCATCGGCATTCGCCCATGCGACGCCAAAGCTCTGGTCCTGGTGAAGATGAACTTCGATACGGATGAGTACCAGGATCCTTACTGGCTGAATCTCTATGACGCCACCACCTTCGTGGGACTGGCATGCGATACGCCCTGCAGCACCTGTTTTTGCACCAGCACCGGCTGCGGCCCCTACCATGAGGAAGGGCTGGACGTACTGCTGGCCGAGCGGGAGGATCATTTCGTCGCCAAGGTGTTGACCGATAAAGGTGCACGGCTGATGGAAAGCGCCGGCTGGTCGACCGTTCTGCCCGATGCGGCTGCCATGGACCAGGCAAAGAGCGCCGCCGAAGAAAAGATCGTCTCCAAAATCGAAACCGGCAATCTGGCGGCTGCCGACACCATGGCCCTGCACGGTGCCGATTTCTGGGAAGATATCTCCTTCGCCTGTATCAATTGCGGTACCTGTACCTTCTCTTGCCCCACCTGCTGGTGTTTCGACATCCAGGATGAAACCTATGGCAAGAAAGGGGTGCGCATGCGCAACTGGGACAGCTGCATGTTTCCCATCTTCTCCGTACACACCACCGGGCATAACCCCCGAGACACCAAATTGGCCCGATTGCGGCAGCGTTTCATGCACAAGCTCAAATATTTCGTGGATAAATATGACAAAGGCATCATGTGTGTGGGTTGCGGACGTTGCGTCCGGCAGTGTCCGGTCAATATCGATATCCGCACCATCAGCAAATTGATGAACAATCTGGCATCCGAAGCCAAGTGCGCAGTTCAAGGGAGCTGA
- a CDS encoding hydrogenase iron-sulfur subunit, translating to MSEWEPKIVSFLCNWCSYGAADLAGVSRMEYPPNIRVVRIPCTGRMSPKFALAALREGADAVWVSGUHPGECHYLEGNYYARRKFMLMKKLLEYMGIESDRLHFSWISSAESTKFVKVVGEVTAKVKALGPNKRFVKKEAKVA from the coding sequence ATGAGTGAATGGGAACCTAAAATCGTCAGCTTTCTATGCAACTGGTGCAGCTATGGCGCCGCCGACCTGGCCGGTGTCAGCCGTATGGAGTATCCGCCCAACATCCGGGTGGTACGCATTCCGTGTACAGGGCGAATGAGCCCAAAATTTGCCCTGGCCGCCCTTCGCGAAGGCGCCGATGCGGTGTGGGTGTCCGGGTGACATCCGGGCGAATGCCATTACCTGGAAGGTAATTACTACGCACGACGTAAATTTATGTTGATGAAAAAACTGCTCGAATACATGGGTATCGAATCGGACCGTCTTCACTTCTCCTGGATTTCTTCCGCCGAATCCACCAAATTCGTGAAGGTCGTCGGTGAGGTCACGGCCAAGGTCAAAGCCCTTGGCCCAAACAAACGATTCGTGAAAAAGGAAGCCAAGGTAGCCTAA
- a CDS encoding 4Fe-4S dicluster domain-containing protein — protein sequence MSTYTEKIREIAQRLLKECRVEMVIGFRKGSVPMMNEPCFVRKPEEVDALMWDSNCGINLANYLTNRKEKIGIVAKGCDSRNIVTHILENKIKREQLVIIGVPCQGMIDKRKIAAMAQGEVLEVTESDGQVHVKTAAGSQTFDKKDVLQQNCSVCVHRNPVISDEMVADPVEEQKDVDPYADVASLEAMTTDERWAFFDDLLAPCIRCYACRNACPLCYCPTCFVDEAKPQWVGKSQDPIDVRTFHLLRAYHCAGRCTDCGACERACPMGINMRLLTKKLNKDCLDLYGWEAGLSLDSRPALDVYKPNDTNDSIL from the coding sequence ATGTCAACTTACACTGAAAAGATCAGGGAAATCGCCCAACGGCTGCTCAAAGAGTGCCGGGTTGAGATGGTTATCGGGTTCCGAAAGGGTTCCGTTCCTATGATGAACGAACCGTGTTTCGTACGCAAACCCGAGGAGGTCGATGCGCTGATGTGGGACAGCAACTGCGGCATCAACCTGGCCAACTACCTCACCAATCGGAAGGAAAAGATCGGCATCGTCGCCAAGGGGTGTGATTCACGCAATATCGTGACCCATATCCTTGAAAATAAAATCAAACGCGAACAGCTCGTCATCATCGGTGTGCCGTGTCAGGGCATGATCGACAAACGCAAGATCGCCGCCATGGCCCAGGGCGAAGTTCTCGAAGTCACCGAAAGCGACGGTCAGGTGCATGTCAAAACCGCCGCCGGCAGCCAGACATTCGATAAGAAAGACGTGCTTCAGCAGAATTGCAGCGTCTGTGTCCACCGCAACCCGGTCATTTCCGATGAGATGGTGGCCGATCCGGTGGAAGAGCAAAAAGATGTGGACCCATACGCCGACGTGGCTTCCCTGGAAGCCATGACCACCGATGAGCGCTGGGCCTTCTTTGACGATTTGCTGGCACCCTGCATCCGTTGTTATGCGTGCCGCAACGCATGCCCGCTGTGCTACTGCCCGACCTGCTTCGTGGATGAAGCCAAACCGCAGTGGGTGGGCAAGAGCCAGGACCCCATCGATGTCCGCACCTTTCATCTTCTGCGTGCCTACCACTGTGCGGGACGCTGCACCGATTGCGGTGCCTGTGAAAGAGCCTGTCCGATGGGCATCAACATGCGCCTGTTGACCAAGAAGCTCAACAAGGACTGCCTGGATCTCTATGGTTGGGAAGCCGGGCTCTCCCTGGATTCACGGCCGGCGCTCGATGTCTACAAGCCCAACGACACCAACGATTCTATTCTCTAA